The genomic stretch GTGTAGTCAATCACCTGCTGGGCCCCCAGAGCGCTGACCTGCGCTGCGTTGCGGGTGCTGCAGGTGGCGGTGACTTCGGCGCCCAGATGGCGGGCGATCTGGATGGCCGCACTGCCCAAGCTGCCAGAGCCCCCCAGCACCAGCAGGCGCTGGCCGGGGTGCAGCTGGGCCACCTGCGTCAGAAAATGCAGCGAGGTCAACGGCCCATCGCAGAGCGTGCTGGCCTGTGCATGGGGCAGGCTGTCGGGTTTCTGCAGCAGCAGCGCGTCCTCTTCCAGGCAGATATGGCTGGCATTGGCTCCAAACGAAAGACCGCTTTCTCCAAAGACGGCATCGCCAACAGCAAAGCGTTTGACCCCAGGGCCGATTGCGGTGATCACACCGGACAGGCCGGTGCCAACCAGATTGTTGCGCGGGCGGGACAGGCCAAGGAAGGCGCGGGCAAATCGCGGCACGCCTGTGCGCATCATGCAATCCGCACGGGTCACGGCGGAGGCCTTGATCTCGATCTGCAGTTGCCGCCCCGTTGGGGGTTGTCGCGGCGGGGTCACAGGCTCCAGCACCTCAGGGTAGCCGTAGCGCGGGATCGCCCATGCATGATATGTTTCAGTCATCGCTCTGCCTTACTCAGTCGGAGTTCGGGGGCTGCATGGCGGATTATTTGCGTTCCGAAAATG from Phaeobacter sp. G2 encodes the following:
- a CDS encoding NAD(P)-dependent alcohol dehydrogenase is translated as MTETYHAWAIPRYGYPEVLEPVTPPRQPPTGRQLQIEIKASAVTRADCMMRTGVPRFARAFLGLSRPRNNLVGTGLSGVITAIGPGVKRFAVGDAVFGESGLSFGANASHICLEEDALLLQKPDSLPHAQASTLCDGPLTSLHFLTQVAQLHPGQRLLVLGGSGSLGSAAIQIARHLGAEVTATCSTRNAAQVSALGAQQVIDYTRLDIADTAETFDVIYDTLGASSFGRLKHNLAAGGRYLCPVLDAKLLCAALATWLWGGRRAQFSAAGLQPVHQLRDLLTQLLVLTRSGVLTPLMDRHYGLDELIAAHRYVDTGRKVGNVVVMGSRPGSTTQSQPLPAPPPPAIPGAKDRDQG